One segment of Solanum lycopersicum chromosome 1, SLM_r2.1 DNA contains the following:
- the LOC138341889 gene encoding uncharacterized protein — MWRAASAHQVRKFESMMWQIKEENIEAHAYLMEIPLDKWTFSHDNGKKWGVLTTNLSESLNGVLKKARGLPVTAMIRLSLEQTIERYTRRSQIAHQLVEQNELWIGRFKIKWEKNYESSKRHFVFYWNIPTGVYEVRSIKVDGIGGNPHYVSLNERKCDCGKCVNLHFPCSHVMKVTDRMGGLARNFVSEHFTIENYVATYSWSFSPIGHESYWPSPSFTMRSNEFYRRPNRPRTTRIHNEMDRSSTVYERACGLCRQTGHDRRQCPNRN, encoded by the coding sequence ATGTGGAGGGCTGCTTCAGCCCATCAAGTAAGGAAGTTTGAGTCCATGATGTGgcaaattaaagaagaaaatatcgaAGCACATGCATACCTCATGGAAATTCCCTTGGATAAATGGACTTTTAGCCATGATAATGGAAAAAAATGGGGAGTGTTGACAACAAATCTTTCAGAGTCATTGAATGGAGTGTTGAAAAAAGCACGAGGTTTGCCTGTCACTGCTATGATTAGACTTTCATTGGAGCAAACTATTGAACGGTATACCCGTAGGTCTCAAATAGCACACCAACTTGTAGAGCAAAATGAATTATGGATCGGGAGGTTCAAAATAAAGTGGGAGAAGAATTATGAAAGTTCAAAGAGGCACTTTGTTTTTTATTGGAATATACCCACAGGAGTATACGAGGTTAGATCTATAAAAGTTGATGGTATTGGTGGTAATCCTCATTATGTCTcactaaatgaaagaaaatgtgaTTGTGGAAAATGTGTTAATTTGCACTTCCCGTGTTCACATGTCATGAAGGTAACTGATAGAATGGGAGGGCTAGCTAGAAATTTTGTTAGCGAGCATTTCACAATAGAGAattatgttgcaacatattcTTGGTCATTCTCACCAATTGGTCATGAGTCATATTGGCCATCTCCAAGTTTTACAATGAGAAGTAATGAATTCTATCGTCGTCCTAATCGGCCAAGAACAACTAGAATACATAATGAAATGGATCGTAGTTCTACAGTTTATGAGCGAGCTTGTGGATTATGCAGGCAGACAGGACATGATAGGCGTCAATGTCCCAATCgtaattaa
- the LOC112940668 gene encoding uncharacterized protein, translating to MTSFEHNVMVALYWGGEIITDMNGFRYTECARMIISMSTSTTYVELVGLLHEKMGTYSENIHMDISGKYPCSIQGNNTRFIEFKIENDQSLLQFLFIPQKFADKIDINILEMYVKTVSTDQNVAFQVSGNHGYHMNLLAQNYGLTTINQPHFVEPIVQPPFQQLLMHDHQSFGEGSSSQMHIDNSHMEYEARDIDINVDLYNDVNAEISDESSEEDEPPKDGDESEPDEDIDDIRDFSQNDVNLHNHDQGVSHDIPYFRTLENEEDIFMSTCESEMECCSVWSEQAKKDLKKGMLFSSKEKLKMAVTIWSLRKNKEFKVVTSTKSLWVVRCKFYNLLGCMWFLRGRKVGDKFWKIGKYVENHSCETEGLSSGHANLNTNLIASLLLNQIRKNPKFLVVDVISKVHENFGHQVTYRKAWLGRQRAFELVYGDFKKSFSDLPKFFAAFQHFNHGTIVEWKYEESMSSSEVKTFKFVFWAFKPCIDGFQTCLPVISVDGTHIYGKYEIKLLIAVGIDGNDNILPLAFAIVDKESKEAWKWFFRNLSAHVIKSRQNVCVISDRAKGILTSLQELRRFQEPRVFHRFCIRHLKSNFQSKFQTRNSAD from the exons ATGACGAGCTTTGAACATAATGTGATGGTTGCTTTGTATTGGGGTGGAGAAATAATTACGGATATGAACGGATTTAGGTATACTGAATGTGCTAGAATGATTATTAGCATGTCGACTTCAACTACCTATGTTGAATTGGTTGGATTGTTGCATGAGAAAATGGGAACATATAGTGAAAATATTCATATGGATATTTCTGGAAAATATCCATGTTCAATTCAAGGTAACAATACAAGGTTCATTGAGTTTAAAATTGAGAATGACCAATCTTTGTTACAATTTCTTTTCATACCTCAAAAATTTGCGGATAAgattgatataaatattttggaGATGTATGTGAAGACTGTATCGACAGATCAAAATGTTGCATTTCAAGTTAGTGGTAATCATGGTTATCACATGAATTTGTTGGCTCAAAATTATGGCCTTACCACGATCAATCAACCTCATTTTGTAGAACCGATTGTTCAACCaccatttcaacaattgttgaTGCATGATCATCAATCATTTGGTGAAGGCTCAAGTAGTCAAATGCATATTGATAATAGTCACATGGAATATGAGGCTAG aGATATTGATATCAACGTTGATCTATATAATGATGTAAATGCTGAAATTAGTGATGAAAGTTCGGAGGAAGATGAACCTCCGAAAGATGGTGATGAAAGTGAACCTGATGaagatattgatgatattagagatttttctcaaaatgatgtaaatcttcataatCATGATCAGGGTGTGTCTCATGACATACCCTATTTCAGGACATTAGAGAATGAGGAAGACATTTTCATGTCTACATGTGAATCTGAGATGGAATGTTGTTCAGTTTGGTCTGAGCAagcaaaaaaagatttaaaaaaaggtaTGCTTTTTAGTAGtaaagaaaagttgaaaatggCTGTAACGATTTGGAGTTTGCGCAAAAATAAGGAGTTCAAGGTGGTAACATCTACCAAAAGTCTATGGGTTGTGAGATGtaagttttataatttattgGGTTGCATGTGGTTTCTTCGAGGACGAAAAGTTGGAGATAAATTTTGGAAGATAGGAAAATATGTTGAAAACCATAGCTGTGAGACTGAGGGGCTTTCTAGCGGTCACGCCAACCTAAATACCAATTTGATTGCATCACTACTTCTaaatcaaattagaaaaaatcctAAGTTCTTGGTGGTAGATGTCATTTCAAAGGTTCATGAAAATTTTGGTCACCAAGTGACATATAGAAAAGCATGGCTTGGACGTCAACGCGCATTTGAATTGGTGTATGGTGACTTTAAGAAATCATTTAGTGACCTACCTAAATTTTTTGCAGCTTTTCAACACTTTAACCATGGAACAATTGTGGAATGGAAATACGAAGAGTCTATGAGTTCATCGGaggtaaaaacttttaaatttgtattttgggctttcaAGCCATGCATTGATGGATTCCAAACATGTCTCCCAGTTATTTCAGTAGATGGAACTCATATTTATGGAAAATATGAGATCAAATTATTAATTGCTGTTGGAATTGATGGAAATGACAACATTCTCCCTTTAGCGTTTGCTATTGTAGACAAAGAATCAAAAGAGGCATGGAAATGgttttttagaaatttgagtGCACATGTGATAAAAAGTAGACAAAATGTATGTGTTATATCTGATAGGGCAAAAGGAATCTTGACTAGTTTGCAGGAGTTGCGGCGATTTCAAGAGCCTCGAGTCTTCCATCGATTTTGCATAAGACATCTTAAGAGCAACTTTCAATCTAAATTCCAAACAAGGAACTCAGCAGATTGA
- the LOC104646453 gene encoding uncharacterized protein, with product MVRHIHSMVDRAKALGDQPSMEDLYIFRAMVRNEGEKCLTYVHEDARINVQADYRRDEVHDDHLHHLVRRRGKGGVAGRRARAVEKERALIEMDESVSEDDHTTCDFGSISRGQTQEFTPGASGSHYLYQHGKKKQEMRNKEL from the exons ATG GTGCGTCATATTCATTCCATGGTTGATAGAGCAAAAGCCCTTGGTGATCAGCCATCAATGGAGGATTTATACATATTTCGTGCAATGGTTCGAAATGAAGGAGAAAAGTGCTTGACATACGTGCACGAGGATGCTAGGATTAATGTACAAGCCGATTATAGAAGAGATGAGGTACATGATGATCATTTACATCATCTGGTTCGTAGGCGAGGAAAAGGTGGTGTTGCCGGTAGGAGGGCTCGTGCTGTTGAGAAAGAACGAGCGCTTATTGAAATGGATGAATCAGTCTCCGAAGATGATCACACAACTTGTGATTTTGGTTCCATTTCAAGGGGACAAACTCAAGAATTCACTCCCGGGGCATCAG GGAGTCACTATCTTTACCAGCATggcaaaaaaaaacaagaaatgagAAACAAAGAACTGTAG